One stretch of Agelaius phoeniceus isolate bAgePho1 chromosome 15, bAgePho1.hap1, whole genome shotgun sequence DNA includes these proteins:
- the LOC143695291 gene encoding serine protease inhibitor Kazal-type 5-like isoform X2 yields the protein MVLAMGFELSRCLFCLRSHEQGIGCSLCHVWCVARDGQEERGLCEQTGAAESLQHTQKRFSVNKQFSGSCWEPPLIALLCAFQNECRNIWPLLRSGKYSCPITRETFSSPNKKGDLNKCMMCQRLLERDSKTQGSGGEANRNVNSLGKDECREFRDLFKRGKLSCTRENDPVRDASGKQHSNKCIMCAEKFKRENEQKLSKNRQGKDKDDCSEFRSQFEAGGRLSCTRENAPVRDASGRQHTNKCLMCAEKFKKEAQRGGGTLQRNKLPPSERIKQE from the exons ATGGTTCTTGCAATGGGTTTTGAACTTTCTCGTTGTCTTTTCTGCCTCAGGAGCCACGAGCAGGGCATTGGGTGCAGCCTGTGCCACGTGTGGTGTGtggccagggatgggcaggaggAGCGTGGTTTGTGTGAGCAAACTGGTGCTGCTGAGAGCCTGCAGCACACCCAAAAAAGATTCAGCGTGAACAAACAGTTCTCAGGATCTTGCTGGGAGCCTCCACTGATTGCCCTCCTCTGTGCTTTTCAGAACGAATGCAGGAATATTTGGCCACTCCTGCGCAGCGGGAAGTATTCCTGTCCCATCACCAGGGAGACCTTCAGCAGCCCAAATAAAAAAGGAGACCTCAACAAGTGCATGATGTGCCAAAGGCTGCT GGAAAGAGACTCAAAAACCCAAGGGAGTGGTGGAGAGGCGAACAGGAATGTGAACTCCTTGGGAAAG GATGAGTGTCGGGAGTTTCGGGATCTATTCAAGAGAGGGAAACTCTCCTGCACCAGGGAGAACGACCCCGTCCGAGATGCGTCTGGGAAGCAGCACAGTAATAAGTGCATCATGTGTGCAGAGAAGTT caaaagggagaatgaGCAGAAGTTGTCAAAAAACAGACAAGGAAAGGATAAG GATGACTGCAGCGAGTTCCGCTCCCAGTTTGAAGCCGGCGGCCGCCTGTCCTGCACCAGGGAGAACGCCCCTGTCCGGGATGCCTCTGGCAGGCAGCACACCAACAAATGCCTCATGTGTGCTGAGAAGTT CAAAAAGGAAGCTCAAAGAGGGGGTGGAACTCTCCAGCGCAACAAACTGCCTCCTTCAGAGAGGATAAAGCAG
- the LOC143695291 gene encoding serine protease inhibitor Kazal-type 5-like isoform X1, with protein MVLAMGFELSRCLFCLRSHEQGIGCSLCHVWCVARDGQEERGLCEQTGAAESLQHTQKRFSVNKQFSGSCWEPPLIALLCAFQNECRNIWPLLRSGKYSCPITRETFSSPNKKGDLNKCMMCQRLLERDSKTQGSGGEANRNVNSLGKDECREFRDLFKRGKLSCTRENDPVRDASGKQHSNKCIMCAEKFKRENEQKLSKNRQGKDKDDCSEFRSQFEAGGRLSCTRENAPVRDASGRQHTNKCLMCAEKFKKEAQRGGGTLQRNKLPPSERIKQKNCGGSRQGVNERRPFSLGRGPQAQRGRNCNRPPGRKSQSRDSHEDPME; from the exons ATGGTTCTTGCAATGGGTTTTGAACTTTCTCGTTGTCTTTTCTGCCTCAGGAGCCACGAGCAGGGCATTGGGTGCAGCCTGTGCCACGTGTGGTGTGtggccagggatgggcaggaggAGCGTGGTTTGTGTGAGCAAACTGGTGCTGCTGAGAGCCTGCAGCACACCCAAAAAAGATTCAGCGTGAACAAACAGTTCTCAGGATCTTGCTGGGAGCCTCCACTGATTGCCCTCCTCTGTGCTTTTCAGAACGAATGCAGGAATATTTGGCCACTCCTGCGCAGCGGGAAGTATTCCTGTCCCATCACCAGGGAGACCTTCAGCAGCCCAAATAAAAAAGGAGACCTCAACAAGTGCATGATGTGCCAAAGGCTGCT GGAAAGAGACTCAAAAACCCAAGGGAGTGGTGGAGAGGCGAACAGGAATGTGAACTCCTTGGGAAAG GATGAGTGTCGGGAGTTTCGGGATCTATTCAAGAGAGGGAAACTCTCCTGCACCAGGGAGAACGACCCCGTCCGAGATGCGTCTGGGAAGCAGCACAGTAATAAGTGCATCATGTGTGCAGAGAAGTT caaaagggagaatgaGCAGAAGTTGTCAAAAAACAGACAAGGAAAGGATAAG GATGACTGCAGCGAGTTCCGCTCCCAGTTTGAAGCCGGCGGCCGCCTGTCCTGCACCAGGGAGAACGCCCCTGTCCGGGATGCCTCTGGCAGGCAGCACACCAACAAATGCCTCATGTGTGCTGAGAAGTT CAAAAAGGAAGCTCAAAGAGGGGGTGGAACTCTCCAGCGCAACAAACTGCCTCCTTCAGAGAGGATAAAGCAG AAGAACTGTGGTGGCTCAAGGCAGGGTGTAAACGAGAGGCGTCCCTTCTCCTTGGGCAGAGG CCCACAAGCGCAGCGTGGCAGGAACTGCAACCGGCCACCAGGCCGCAAGTCCCAGAGCAGAGACAGCCACGAAGACCCCATG